From the Ignavibacteriales bacterium genome, the window TTACACGCTGGAAACGAAGGGATTTTCCGAAACGAAGAAGATGATACTGGTAAAATAAACTTTAATTAATAAAACGTTGTTTTAAATGCCGCATTCCGATATAAAAAGAAAGCGGCATTTTTGTATGATGAAGATCCTCCTCCTAATAATATCATTACTGGTTTGTAACTCACTCTTTGCCCAAACAGGCTGGTTCGAGCAGGTGACGGGGACGGATATTACGCTCAGGTCAGTTTATATGACAGATGCAAATACGGGATATTGTGTGGGCGGAGATATACTTATCGATGGGAATGACGCTGTCGACCGTGGTATAATCCTCAAAACAACGAATGGCGGATCAAACTGGGTTATCCAGTCTCCTCCTAATTTCGATAAGATACTCTACGCAGTAACATTTCCTACAACCGAAACAGGATACGCAGCAGGCAGGGACGGCTCAACTTTCGCGGTATTCAAAACAACAAACGGGGGGACAAACTGGATTCAGCAGGAGCTTCTCACTACAATTAATACTCCACCCATATACAGCCTACACTTTTTTGACGCACAGACGGGCTTTGCCGTGGGAGGAGGCGGACATATATTTAAAACAACAAACGGCGGGACAAACTGGACTATAAACAGTTTTTCCAATATGTCTAATTTATATTCCGTGACATTTACATCAGCAAATACCGGGTATTTGTGCTCGGATAATTTTATCTACAAAACAGTTAACGGGGGTTCAAACTGGGCTACAGCACTAGACTTCCCCGGCATATCTTTTCAGTCTGTATACTTCACCGATCAGAACAACGGTCATGTAACGGGTGTAAACCGGATATTTAAAACAACAAATGCAGGAGTGAACTGGTCTTCAGTAGAGTTAACCGGGAATAATTTCTCCTCTATATACTTCCCTTCATCAAACATTGGCTACTGTGCAGGGTCAAATACAGCTATATACAGGACCATAGACGGAGGCAGTTCATGGAATTCGCAAACACAGCCGGGAGGTACGCCCTTGTATTCCATATTTTTTGCAAATGACACGGTAGGTTTTGCTGTGGGAAACGTCGGTTACATGCTGAGAACAACGACGGGCGGGACGGTAGGTATCAGCATAATCTCTTCAGAAATACCCGAAAAATTTGCTCTTCATCAAAACTATCCAAATCCTTTCAATCCTGAGACGGTAATAAATTACGAGATACATGAAAGAACGCATGTAAGCCTCGCCATATATGATGTCTCCGGCAAACTAATTACACAGGCTATAAACGATATACAAAACCCCGGTGTATATAGGTATAATTTTAGCGGAAACACCCTGCCCACGGGAGTATATTTTTATAGATTGAAAACAGAGGGGTACAACGAAGTGAGAAAAATGGTTTTGATAAAATAAAAAGAGACGACCAAGCCGTCCCTTTTTAACTCAATATTTATATCAAATTACTTTTTAGTTTCGACACCGTTTATTTTATCTTTCTGATCCCTGTACACTTTTTTATCGTAAAGCTTTATAGCCATATCAATAGCTTCGTTTGCTTTAGTCTTATCGCCGAGCTGGTTGTACAGTTCGGATTTTACGTAGTATGCGCTTGCTTCATTAACACTTCCTGCAACATAAGGCATTGCATCGTCAACGATGGCTAAAGCATCCCTCCTCGATTCATCGGTGGCTTTTTCATCTTTCATCATGCCATAAGCATGTGAATAAAGGAATATGCCGTAATTGAAACCTAGAGTCTGATCGGTGCTTCCAAATTTATCGAAAGCCATTTTATAGCAGTTCAAAGATTCTTTAAAATCCTTTTCCGCGCAAAAGCCGGCGATGTTTATGTAGGCATCTTTCAATGAATTGCTTTCAGGATATTTTTCCATCAAGGTTTTAATAGTGGTAATTGTTTGGTCATCGCTTACGCCTTCACCGGGATTAAATGCTATTGTAAATTCAGCATCGTCCGTATAGCCAGCCGAATTACCGGCATCGAGCTTCACAACTTTTTCGAGGTATGGTTTCGCGCCATCATAATCGCCGTAAGAAATAAGTTTTTCCGCGAATTTCCAGTTTGCTTCCGGTGAGTCAGGGCTTGCTTCGACGGCAGATTTGAGTGAAGAATACGTATTAACACCGTTATTATAATCCTTCATTTTTTGGAGGAACTCATCGGCAAAAATGTAACCGTATATCCTGTCGATCTCATTGCCATCTCCATCGACAAAAATGATCGTCGGATAACCTTGAACGTTGTATTTTTTAGCAAGGTCAATCCCCTCGCCTTTTTCGGCGTCGACTTTCCAGTTTATCTGGTGTGTATTTGCAAATTCATATATTTCCGGCTGAGTGTAAACTTTGTGATCGGTTTCAATACACCATTTACACCAGTCAGTGATAAAATCGATCATTACAACCTTATTCTCCTGCTTTGCCTTTTGCAGAACGTCGGCATAAGTTCCTTCGGTAAACTTTACCTCATCAGCGTAGGACATGTTATAAACAGCTATCAGTCCGATAATAAATAAAACTCTAGCAATTACTTTCATAATGTGCCTCTTAATTAATTTAACTTTTTAAAAATATAACGAAAGTTAGCGGGTAAATTCACCCAAATTTTAATCAATTATGATTTAACTAAAGACCGAATCTTACTCCCGAAAATACTGTAAAATTAGTAGTATGTATCGATTCTACGGTTTCAGTACTGCCAAGGTTATTAAGTCCACCGTACTGGAATTTTGTTCCTAATATTACACTTACGAGCGGAGCTACAAGATAGTTTCCGGTTAGTGTTCCGGCAAGTCCAAGATCAAAATTCTTATATCCGAGACCCTGCTCTTCATCGGTAGAAAGAAGTAATCCAAGGTAAGGACCGCCCATGAAGGTAAGCCCTACTTTATCCGATATCATTCCTCCTACATTAAAGTAAAGCGGGATATTGAGATACTGATTAGAAACGTCCTTTATTCTGTCAGTAGCTACAACATTTGTATCGGTGGTTTCTACTTCGAACTTCTTATTAAAGAAATCCAGACCCGATGAAAAACTCCATGCGTCAGCAATATTTAAATAGAAAATACTTCCAACATTGAATCCGCCACTCGACGAAGTATTGTAAGTTGTGGAAGAACTTTTTGAATCAATGTTCGCATTCGTAGATCCATAACCCAGCTGGAGGTCTATGTAAAAATCCACCAGTTTTTTGCCGGTTTTTTCAGCGTAAAAATCCTTCTGAATTTCGTAATCTTTTTCAAATTTACTTTTGCTCAGGTTAATGTTGTTTGTTACTCTGTCGTTAAGCTTGATGCCATTACCGTCTCCTGAAAAGGCATCTGCTGTAAACGAGCATACTAACAGAAGAGCGAAGATAAATCCAAATAGATTTTTCATTTTTTGTAGTTTAGTTTATAGTTCTAATTTAAAGATAATTCTTTTTGAAGTTCGTTTAACTTTAACGTCTCATCTTCCCACTGTGCATAGACCTTATCGAGATCTTCTTTCGCGTCATTGTATTCTTTAGTGACCTCTTTTACTTTATCAGGATCATTATAAAAGTCAGCGGAAGCCATTTCTTTCTCAAGCTCTCTGATCCGCGCTTCATTCAGCTTAACTGTCTCTTCTATTTCGGAGATCTTTTTCTTTACCGGAGACAGTATTTTATTAATCTCCTTTTTTCTTTCCTTTAATTCAATGCCTTTTCGGAAATTGTCTTTCCCGGCTTTTTTTTCAGGTTTATTCTCACCGGATAAACTACCCGGCACTATCTCGCTTTGTTTCTCTTCTTCCTTTTTCATGAGATAGTAAGCACAATTTCCCAGATAAGTACGAATCTTCTTATCCTTCACTTCTATCACCTTATCCACGATACCGTCGAGAAATTCCCTGTCGTGCGAGACGACTATTATAGTGCCGTCGTATCTTCTAAGGGCATTTTTTAACATATCCTTAGAGCGCATATCCAGGTGATTCGTCGGCTCATCGAGGATAAGAAAATTAGACGGTTCTATGAGCATTTTAGCGAGCGCAAGACGCGATTTTTCACCGCCGGAGAGCACCTTTACTGGCTTAAAAACATCATCATCTCTGAAAAGGAATCCCCCGAGCAATGTCCTTAGATTTTTTTTAACTTCACCGGTGGCGGCATCTTCCATTATCTCCAGTACGGTCTTTTTTTCGTCGAGCTCGTCAGCCTGGTTCTGCGAATAGAATTTTACGTCGACAAGATGTCCGAATTTCATCCGTCCTGCCGTGAGATGTTCCTTTCCAGCGATTATCTTTGAAAGAGTGGATTTACCCGCACCGTTCACACCGAGGAAAGCAACCTTCTCCCCCCTTTCCAGTAAAAGATCAATTCCATCCAGCACGTATTTGCTTCCATCATATGTCTTTGTAAGGTCCTCGATCTCGAGAGTTACTTTTCCCGAATGAGTAGCCGGCGGAAAATGAAAATTTATCCCGCTCTCCTCATCTTCAAGCTCGACCTTTTCCATCCTGTCAAGCATCTTTATCCTGCTCTGCACAGCCTTCGCCTTAGTGTTTTTGTAGCGGAACCTTTCTATGAATCTCTCTTGCTGTTTGATATACTTTTCTTGATTCTTCAACTGATTCTGCAACTGCTCTTTACGGAGCTCCTTTTGAGATACATAATAACTGTAGTTGCCGGAATACTCGGTTACTTTTCCAAGCGATATCTCGACAACACGCGAAACAAGGTTATCGAGGAAATTCCTATCGTGTGAAATAAGAATTATAGACCCTTCGTAACTCTTCAAATAATCTTCCACCCATATCAGAGATTCTATATCCAGGTGATTTGTCGGCTCATCGAGCAATAGGACGGAAGGATTTTGCAAAAGAAGTTTAGCAAGAGCAATCCGCATTTGCCAGCCCCCGCTGAATTCATCAGTCATGCGCTCAAAGTCTTCACGGGAAAATCCAAGCCCGGTAAGAATCCTTTCTATCTTTGCTTTTAGCTTGTGTCCGTCAAGTAATGAAAACCTTTCCTGCAGTTCAGTATAATCGGTAAGCAGGTCCATGTATTCTTCCGATGAATGATCGTCGAATGATTCCATTTCCATCTCAATATCCTCGATCTCCTGCTGAATCTTATTTATATCACCTGCCGATGAATATACTTCATCGTATAGGGTATTCCCTGTAAGCTTGATACCATCCTGGGGCAAGTAACCAATAGTAGTGTGTTTTGAAGTGACCACATCACCCGTATCGGGATCCATCAAACCGGCTATAATCTTCATCAATGTCGATTTTCCAGCCCCATTAGAGCCGATAAAAGCGATCCTATCCTTGCCGGATACCCGCAGAGAAACCTCTTCAAATAAGCTTCGCGTCCCAAAATTTACCGATATGTTATTCAATGCTATCATAATCGGTTAAATATAATTATAACCAATCTTTAATTAAGCATAAAAGCTTAATCCCAATTTTATATTAATTTGACTTCAAAATTAAATTTAATATTCAGATTATTGATTACAAATTTACTTAATACAAATATTTGAAACATTTACTTATCCTTGCATTTTTATTCGTCCACTCGGCATTCGCATTAAGCCAGGATGAAGGAGAAAAATATGAGACAGAGAGAACCGATTTTATGTTCGTACTTTCTGATGGTGTAAAACTGG encodes:
- a CDS encoding T9SS type A sorting domain-containing protein codes for the protein MMKILLLIISLLVCNSLFAQTGWFEQVTGTDITLRSVYMTDANTGYCVGGDILIDGNDAVDRGIILKTTNGGSNWVIQSPPNFDKILYAVTFPTTETGYAAGRDGSTFAVFKTTNGGTNWIQQELLTTINTPPIYSLHFFDAQTGFAVGGGGHIFKTTNGGTNWTINSFSNMSNLYSVTFTSANTGYLCSDNFIYKTVNGGSNWATALDFPGISFQSVYFTDQNNGHVTGVNRIFKTTNAGVNWSSVELTGNNFSSIYFPSSNIGYCAGSNTAIYRTIDGGSSWNSQTQPGGTPLYSIFFANDTVGFAVGNVGYMLRTTTGGTVGISIISSEIPEKFALHQNYPNPFNPETVINYEIHERTHVSLAIYDVSGKLITQAINDIQNPGVYRYNFSGNTLPTGVYFYRLKTEGYNEVRKMVLIK
- a CDS encoding thioredoxin fold domain-containing protein — its product is MKVIARVLFIIGLIAVYNMSYADEVKFTEGTYADVLQKAKQENKVVMIDFITDWCKWCIETDHKVYTQPEIYEFANTHQINWKVDAEKGEGIDLAKKYNVQGYPTIIFVDGDGNEIDRIYGYIFADEFLQKMKDYNNGVNTYSSLKSAVEASPDSPEANWKFAEKLISYGDYDGAKPYLEKVVKLDAGNSAGYTDDAEFTIAFNPGEGVSDDQTITTIKTLMEKYPESNSLKDAYINIAGFCAEKDFKESLNCYKMAFDKFGSTDQTLGFNYGIFLYSHAYGMMKDEKATDESRRDALAIVDDAMPYVAGSVNEASAYYVKSELYNQLGDKTKANEAIDMAIKLYDKKVYRDQKDKINGVETKK
- a CDS encoding outer membrane beta-barrel protein; the encoded protein is MKNLFGFIFALLLVCSFTADAFSGDGNGIKLNDRVTNNINLSKSKFEKDYEIQKDFYAEKTGKKLVDFYIDLQLGYGSTNANIDSKSSSTTYNTSSSGGFNVGSIFYLNIADAWSFSSGLDFFNKKFEVETTDTNVVATDRIKDVSNQYLNIPLYFNVGGMISDKVGLTFMGGPYLGLLLSTDEEQGLGYKNFDLGLAGTLTGNYLVAPLVSVILGTKFQYGGLNNLGSTETVESIHTTNFTVFSGVRFGL
- a CDS encoding ABC-F family ATP-binding cassette domain-containing protein — translated: MIALNNISVNFGTRSLFEEVSLRVSGKDRIAFIGSNGAGKSTLMKIIAGLMDPDTGDVVTSKHTTIGYLPQDGIKLTGNTLYDEVYSSAGDINKIQQEIEDIEMEMESFDDHSSEEYMDLLTDYTELQERFSLLDGHKLKAKIERILTGLGFSREDFERMTDEFSGGWQMRIALAKLLLQNPSVLLLDEPTNHLDIESLIWVEDYLKSYEGSIILISHDRNFLDNLVSRVVEISLGKVTEYSGNYSYYVSQKELRKEQLQNQLKNQEKYIKQQERFIERFRYKNTKAKAVQSRIKMLDRMEKVELEDEESGINFHFPPATHSGKVTLEIEDLTKTYDGSKYVLDGIDLLLERGEKVAFLGVNGAGKSTLSKIIAGKEHLTAGRMKFGHLVDVKFYSQNQADELDEKKTVLEIMEDAATGEVKKNLRTLLGGFLFRDDDVFKPVKVLSGGEKSRLALAKMLIEPSNFLILDEPTNHLDMRSKDMLKNALRRYDGTIIVVSHDREFLDGIVDKVIEVKDKKIRTYLGNCAYYLMKKEEEKQSEIVPGSLSGENKPEKKAGKDNFRKGIELKERKKEINKILSPVKKKISEIEETVKLNEARIRELEKEMASADFYNDPDKVKEVTKEYNDAKEDLDKVYAQWEDETLKLNELQKELSLN